One window of Candidatus Omnitrophota bacterium genomic DNA carries:
- a CDS encoding sulfite exporter TauE/SafE family protein, which produces MYFPTAGIEAPLWTPPLVAFVISFFTSMGGVSGAFLLLPFQVSFLGYANPSVSATNQLFNIVAIPSGVYRYYKEGRMVWPLTWMVIAGSLPGVFIGAFVRVTYLPNPKNFKVFAAGVLLYIGLRMVKDLLKKKAEGMDKAVSEKRFQELMASYRKQADALNGEREFLPAIQINHFNLRRLGYSFYGEPFDVPFWGIFALSFVVGIVGGIYGIGGGAIMAPFFVTFFALPVYTVAGAALMGTFITSIAGVAFYQAIAPLYPNMSVAPDWILGVLFGLGGMGGMYLGARCQKFVPARAIKWMLCGVLLYTAVKYIADYFAG; this is translated from the coding sequence ATGTATTTTCCTACCGCTGGAATCGAAGCTCCGCTTTGGACGCCCCCTCTCGTCGCCTTCGTCATCTCTTTTTTTACTTCAATGGGCGGCGTTTCGGGCGCTTTTCTTCTCTTGCCTTTTCAGGTGTCGTTTCTCGGTTACGCGAATCCATCGGTCAGCGCTACGAATCAATTATTCAATATCGTAGCCATTCCCAGCGGGGTATACCGTTATTATAAAGAAGGCCGCATGGTATGGCCTCTGACCTGGATGGTAATCGCCGGTTCCTTGCCCGGCGTTTTTATCGGCGCATTTGTCCGCGTAACGTATCTCCCCAATCCTAAGAACTTCAAAGTATTCGCCGCCGGGGTGTTGCTATATATCGGTCTGAGAATGGTTAAGGATTTATTAAAGAAAAAAGCCGAAGGTATGGATAAGGCCGTCAGCGAGAAACGATTCCAGGAACTTATGGCCAGCTATCGCAAGCAAGCCGATGCTCTCAACGGCGAACGGGAATTCTTGCCTGCTATCCAAATAAACCATTTTAACCTAAGAAGGCTGGGATACTCTTTTTACGGCGAACCGTTCGATGTTCCATTTTGGGGAATTTTCGCTTTGAGTTTCGTTGTCGGCATTGTAGGAGGCATTTACGGAATTGGAGGCGGGGCGATTATGGCGCCTTTTTTTGTAACTTTCTTTGCGCTGCCGGTCTATACCGTGGCTGGGGCCGCGCTTATGGGAACTTTTATCACTTCGATAGCCGGCGTTGCTTTCTACCAAGCCATAGCGCCGCTATATCCAAACATGTCGGTGGCGCCGGATTGGATTTTAGGCGTTTTATTCGGACTCGGTGGAATGGGGGGCATGTATTTGGGGGCGCGATGTCAAAAATTCGTACCAGCCCGCGCGATTAAGTGGATGCTCTGCGGCGTGCTGCTTTATACGGCAGTAAAATACATCGCCGACTATTTCGCCGGGTGA
- a CDS encoding IS66 family transposase: protein MNRNQETAQRILQEILEGRRELSEEAIRALVQEDPEAAVFLILEETHRLLKDQAVKEAQKIAAPSGMVPPYEKPAKKGRKKKRGRKPGHPGACRKKPHEITHRVQHAPLEKCPDCGGPVTPCTSEKAKRTRVIEDIPESVEAVVTEHEIPRSYCPHCQKLVEPKVEEALPNATLGNRVLALSAHWHYGLGLPSQQIADILDSHLSTKISLGGLFGMWNRLAKWLEPWYEKLVEEMLKSAVVYGDESGWRVNGVTQWIWSFSNADASFYMIHPSRGDPALFEFFKKTFHGVLVSDFWACYAHVQSRHQYCLAHLLRELKKVDGTNRSENWRRFSKKAKRLFGDALRLYHRDGYDPSLYESRIERLHGRLIDLMRTPSQDKDVIRLAKRLEKYWDELLTFLTHPEAAPTNNQAEREIRPAVIMRKVMQGNQSEKGAKTQSILMTIFRTLKRRGYHPVATVVEALQTALRTGQLPPLPPSLPSKG from the coding sequence ATGAACCGAAACCAAGAAACCGCCCAGAGAATCCTCCAGGAAATCCTGGAGGGCCGCCGGGAATTATCCGAAGAGGCGATTCGCGCCCTCGTTCAGGAAGACCCCGAAGCGGCGGTTTTTCTCATTTTAGAGGAGACGCATCGTCTTTTGAAAGACCAAGCGGTCAAGGAAGCCCAGAAAATCGCCGCGCCTTCCGGGATGGTTCCGCCTTATGAAAAACCCGCTAAAAAAGGGAGAAAGAAAAAGCGGGGGCGAAAGCCTGGACATCCAGGAGCCTGCCGCAAGAAGCCTCATGAAATCACGCATCGCGTCCAACACGCGCCGCTGGAAAAATGTCCGGATTGTGGAGGCCCCGTCACTCCCTGCACCAGCGAGAAAGCCAAGCGAACGCGGGTGATTGAAGATATTCCGGAGTCCGTGGAAGCGGTGGTGACGGAGCATGAAATCCCCCGTAGTTATTGCCCGCATTGCCAAAAACTGGTGGAGCCGAAAGTCGAAGAGGCGCTTCCCAATGCGACGTTGGGCAACCGGGTGCTGGCGCTTTCCGCCCATTGGCATTACGGATTGGGCCTGCCGTCCCAACAAATTGCGGACATCCTCGACAGCCACTTGAGCACAAAGATTTCGCTGGGGGGATTGTTCGGCATGTGGAATCGCCTCGCCAAATGGCTCGAACCGTGGTATGAAAAACTGGTCGAGGAAATGCTGAAAAGCGCCGTGGTCTACGGGGACGAATCGGGCTGGCGCGTGAACGGAGTTACCCAGTGGATATGGTCTTTCAGCAACGCGGATGCCAGCTTTTACATGATCCACCCCAGCCGGGGCGATCCGGCCTTGTTCGAGTTCTTCAAAAAAACCTTCCACGGCGTGCTGGTGAGCGATTTCTGGGCGTGTTACGCTCACGTCCAATCGAGGCATCAGTATTGCCTGGCGCATCTGTTGCGCGAACTGAAGAAGGTGGACGGAACCAATCGCTCCGAGAACTGGCGGCGTTTCTCCAAGAAGGCGAAGCGCTTGTTCGGCGATGCGCTGCGGTTGTATCATCGGGACGGTTACGATCCCTCGCTCTATGAATCGCGCATCGAACGGCTGCACGGGCGATTGATCGATCTGATGCGCACGCCCTCCCAGGATAAGGATGTGATCCGCCTCGCCAAGCGGTTGGAAAAATACTGGGATGAACTGCTGACCTTCTTGACCCATCCCGAGGCGGCGCCCACGAACAATCAGGCGGAGCGGGAAATTCGTCCGGCGGTGATTATGCGCAAAGTGATGCAAGGGAACCAAAGCGAAAAGGGCGCGAAAACGCAGTCCATCCTGATGACGATTTTTCGCACTCTCAAACGGCGTGGCTATCATCCCGTGGCGACCGTAGTAGAAGCCCTCCAAACCGCCCTCCGCACTGGTCAGTTGCCTCCTCTTCCGCCCTCTCTTCCTTCAAAGGGCTAA
- a CDS encoding carboxypeptidase-like regulatory domain-containing protein codes for MSGKYPSTIFLYAAVIFISMGTVVYAESEPNDDIANANYIELNSTVDGDLASDSPSDAIDCYTFTLESDGFLQVGVVPTAELNVEFILKDSDGVLDIGRSNSKDKGGVEGVVYPNLRAGVYYAVVKIPDNASGVMKGTYSISVNFAPVEEIDVELNDIPAQAVMPVNGETKGHIGYYGSKYTDNKDFYDITLPNDGQLELTLYPDGTCNLALGLYDSAIFNNIGWVDQKGKGESEKIVYPNLLAGTYRVLVNRSEGYGSYNLTSLYTESPYPSGNEPNETVYETAEIALEENADAPGTMDGSMQGRLGYYGNQYRDDNDYFRVVTSAYGKLSFGFTMEEGNNLQAGFQVWDEYLRYLSARDGSLTLENRPAGTYYVRMYRNNGYGAYTMTCNFVSQEEPAPFTEPTVDLPINGEVNDVIISAQTTSQWFTVYVPEDGNLIVKQQFAASAYVYLRLYSENAASKMAETYSYWTADERSIQIPNIRMGTYLVNVSRADGSSLGTVSTIFTPVTKLDEEPNDSYTSLGTKEYNQSYVGHIGFYGNGWQDNLDLYEIYIPEDGSLTVTAKGEPTLYFYLRVYSAEGNAYGKIGETYGYWNADPHAIGKPNILAGKYLVEISRADGYGSYDLDIQFTPNRNLDAETNGNDWTQPQYIDLGAGYVGHLGFDRNFFLDSSDYYVVELPEDGSFWATFQTDATGYFYWRMYYADFETKVSETYSYWTTERRSIGSDQLRAGKYYIAVDRADGYGTYQFYTTYTKQEFADEEANILQSQAQLMYVDQQVQGALGYTDRYYRDTVDWYKVDVTVKGDYKLSFQTVNWAYFHVGLWSPNQVANYSSDYRYWTSDLFTRNLTLDVGTYYIACWRADGFGPYNLRLGDVNGAPAGSLSGIVSTANKFPLGEVSVKILNRETKTDILGNYSFADLPPGYHTATFSSGAKYYPETRDVFIEAGKALTLDITMLDANKTAPLDVEKFYGVASNEYIHFFWSPSASPDVADGGGYKLYINDNPALDLKNVLDYRSFGFLNDVQYTCRLTVYDKYGNESAGYTIILTPGGQVIVPTPTPTLPPGERTPTPTATMKPGQTPYPVQTPYPTYTPYPTFTPQPTCPIVIEPTPGPVESIKPDMIYEFDMKTLQEDGWMEQPGGFIPGTSAGFILPLAFADGLIPSSADGKGLAVTVRPKDVAMLFALAPVETGGYPVLMRMNVTADMPNAAVWLIGLKGALVSGQDVDGSIAYVNPQSSAGFTGLEKRLTMIYEPGTSSFITPMIQVAGLGDDHATVYIDRVEIYILKPDMAYPGYLFGNNPE; via the coding sequence ATGTCGGGAAAATATCCGTCCACAATTTTCTTGTACGCCGCCGTTATTTTCATTTCTATGGGAACCGTTGTTTACGCCGAAAGCGAACCGAACGACGATATCGCCAACGCCAATTATATCGAGTTGAACTCAACGGTTGACGGCGATCTCGCTTCCGATTCGCCTTCTGACGCTATCGACTGCTACACGTTCACGCTGGAGAGTGACGGCTTTTTGCAAGTGGGAGTTGTCCCTACGGCGGAATTGAACGTCGAGTTTATCTTAAAAGACAGCGACGGAGTTCTGGATATCGGCCGCAGCAATAGCAAGGACAAAGGCGGCGTCGAGGGCGTCGTTTATCCCAATCTGCGGGCGGGAGTCTATTACGCCGTCGTCAAAATTCCCGACAACGCCAGCGGCGTAATGAAGGGAACCTATAGCATTTCCGTCAATTTCGCTCCCGTGGAAGAAATCGACGTCGAATTGAACGATATTCCCGCTCAAGCTGTTATGCCGGTAAATGGCGAAACGAAAGGGCATATCGGCTATTACGGTTCGAAATATACGGACAATAAGGATTTTTACGATATTACGTTGCCCAACGACGGGCAATTGGAATTGACGCTCTACCCGGACGGGACGTGCAACTTAGCGCTGGGGCTTTATGACAGCGCCATCTTCAACAATATCGGTTGGGTAGATCAGAAGGGAAAAGGCGAATCGGAAAAGATCGTTTATCCCAACCTGTTGGCGGGAACCTATCGCGTACTCGTCAATCGTTCGGAAGGCTACGGTTCCTATAACTTAACCAGCCTCTATACGGAAAGCCCCTATCCGTCCGGCAACGAGCCGAACGAAACCGTCTATGAGACCGCCGAAATCGCTCTAGAGGAAAACGCTGATGCGCCGGGGACGATGGATGGCTCTATGCAAGGCCGGTTGGGTTATTACGGCAATCAATACCGCGACGACAACGATTATTTTAGAGTCGTCACCAGCGCTTATGGAAAACTTTCTTTCGGTTTTACGATGGAAGAAGGGAACAATCTCCAGGCGGGATTTCAAGTATGGGACGAATACTTGCGTTATCTCAGCGCGCGGGATGGTAGTCTTACTCTGGAGAATCGTCCCGCGGGAACTTATTACGTAAGAATGTATCGCAATAATGGGTATGGCGCGTATACGATGACATGCAATTTCGTATCCCAGGAAGAGCCTGCGCCCTTTACGGAACCCACGGTGGACTTGCCGATTAATGGTGAAGTCAACGATGTTATTATTTCGGCTCAAACTACGAGTCAATGGTTTACGGTGTATGTTCCCGAAGATGGAAACTTGATCGTAAAGCAACAATTCGCCGCCTCGGCTTACGTCTACTTGCGGTTGTATTCGGAAAACGCCGCGTCGAAAATGGCGGAGACTTATTCCTATTGGACAGCAGACGAAAGAAGCATTCAGATTCCCAATATCCGAATGGGAACTTATCTCGTCAACGTCAGCCGGGCGGACGGCTCCAGTTTGGGAACCGTGTCCACTATCTTTACGCCCGTAACCAAACTCGACGAGGAACCGAACGATTCCTACACGTCTCTGGGGACTAAGGAATATAACCAATCCTACGTAGGACATATCGGCTTTTACGGCAATGGTTGGCAGGATAATCTCGATCTTTACGAAATATACATTCCCGAGGATGGCTCGCTTACCGTTACCGCCAAAGGAGAACCTACGCTCTATTTCTATCTGCGCGTTTATAGCGCCGAGGGCAACGCTTATGGAAAGATAGGCGAGACTTACGGCTATTGGAACGCAGATCCTCACGCCATCGGCAAACCCAATATTCTGGCGGGTAAATATCTCGTCGAAATCAGCCGCGCCGACGGCTACGGTTCTTACGATTTGGATATCCAATTTACGCCCAACCGCAACCTCGACGCCGAAACCAACGGCAACGATTGGACGCAGCCCCAGTATATCGATTTGGGAGCAGGTTATGTGGGGCATTTAGGATTCGACCGCAACTTCTTCCTGGATTCTTCGGATTATTACGTCGTCGAATTGCCGGAAGACGGTTCCTTTTGGGCGACGTTCCAAACGGACGCTACAGGATATTTCTATTGGCGCATGTATTACGCCGACTTCGAAACTAAAGTCTCGGAGACGTATTCCTACTGGACGACGGAACGAAGGAGCATCGGCAGCGATCAATTACGGGCGGGAAAATACTATATCGCTGTGGATAGGGCGGACGGCTATGGAACCTATCAGTTCTATACAACCTACACGAAACAAGAATTCGCTGACGAGGAAGCCAATATCCTGCAGAGTCAGGCGCAACTTATGTACGTAGACCAACAGGTTCAAGGCGCATTGGGTTACACCGATCGCTATTACCGCGATACGGTCGATTGGTATAAGGTCGATGTTACCGTCAAAGGCGATTATAAACTTTCCTTCCAAACCGTTAATTGGGCGTATTTCCATGTGGGATTGTGGTCCCCTAACCAGGTTGCGAATTATTCGAGCGATTACCGGTATTGGACATCGGATTTGTTTACGCGCAATTTAACGCTTGATGTTGGAACTTATTATATTGCGTGCTGGCGCGCGGATGGATTTGGGCCTTATAACTTGCGGCTTGGCGATGTGAACGGCGCGCCCGCCGGTTCGCTCTCCGGCATAGTGTCAACGGCGAATAAATTCCCGCTGGGAGAGGTTTCCGTAAAAATCCTCAATCGCGAAACGAAAACCGACATCCTCGGCAATTATTCCTTTGCCGATCTGCCCCCAGGCTATCATACGGCAACCTTTAGTTCCGGCGCCAAATATTATCCTGAAACCCGTGATGTCTTCATTGAAGCTGGGAAAGCCTTGACGTTGGATATCACGATGCTGGACGCCAACAAGACGGCGCCTCTTGACGTGGAAAAATTCTATGGCGTCGCCAGCAATGAATACATCCATTTCTTCTGGTCGCCAAGCGCCAGTCCCGACGTGGCCGACGGCGGCGGGTATAAACTCTATATTAACGACAATCCCGCCCTCGATCTTAAGAATGTTTTGGATTACCGCTCCTTTGGATTCTTGAACGATGTTCAATATACCTGCCGCTTGACCGTCTACGATAAATACGGCAACGAAAGCGCAGGCTATACGATTATCCTAACTCCTGGCGGCCAAGTGATCGTGCCGACGCCAACGCCGACCCTTCCCCCGGGAGAACGTACCCCCACGCCTACAGCGACGATGAAGCCGGGACAAACGCCTTATCCCGTTCAAACGCCCTATCCAACCTATACGCCTTATCCCACCTTTACTCCGCAGCCGACTTGCCCGATCGTTATTGAGCCGACTCCGGGACCGGTTGAGTCGATTAAACCTGACATGATTTATGAGTTCGACATGAAGACCTTGCAAGAAGACGGCTGGATGGAGCAGCCGGGCGGATTTATTCCGGGCACGTCCGCCGGGTTCATTCTTCCCCTCGCCTTCGCCGACGGCCTTATTCCATCTTCCGCCGATGGCAAGGGTCTTGCCGTTACTGTGCGCCCGAAGGATGTGGCGATGCTCTTTGCTTTGGCGCCGGTCGAAACGGGCGGATATCCGGTTCTTATGCGCATGAACGTTACGGCGGATATGCCGAACGCGGCGGTTTGGCTCATCGGCCTTAAAGGCGCCCTCGTTTCGGGGCAAGATGTAGACGGCTCCATCGCTTACGTCAATCCGCAAAGTTCGGCGGGCTTCACGGGCTTGGAAAAAAGGCTGACGATGATTTATGAACCTGGAACCAGCAGCTTTATTACGCCCATGATTCAGGTCGCTGGATTGGGAGACGATCATGCGACGGTTTATATCGACCGGGTGGAGATTTACATACTGAAGCCGGATATGGCTTATCCCGGATATCTATTCGGCAATAATCCCGAATAA
- a CDS encoding helix-hairpin-helix domain-containing protein: MQRNELILAAALGVLVLSGAVFQFYLGAGKTAEIVVTHSQRIPFENAAIIPKSAAAPTPAPLAIAGDDARLFHFLNSADLKQFMAVSGIGEKLAGQIVAQRNEIGRFSSIDQILAVEGVGDAKLEAMRRHVLRAGSAAPTPIITPSFVLPPVYGRPIFAPAPALQTPVSSREPRRPLSLNQASIADLAAVSGIGESLAQSIVNARQTAKGFKSWKDVDAIPGIGEQRLKLLQQYFYLPNDRK, encoded by the coding sequence ATGCAGCGCAACGAACTGATTCTCGCCGCTGCGCTTGGCGTTCTGGTTCTTTCAGGCGCGGTTTTCCAATTTTATCTTGGCGCGGGCAAGACGGCGGAAATCGTCGTTACTCATTCGCAGCGTATACCGTTCGAGAACGCCGCGATCATACCCAAATCTGCCGCTGCGCCAACGCCGGCGCCGCTTGCGATCGCTGGAGATGATGCCCGCCTTTTCCACTTTTTGAATTCAGCGGATTTGAAACAATTTATGGCCGTTTCCGGCATTGGCGAAAAACTGGCCGGGCAAATAGTCGCCCAACGCAACGAAATCGGCCGTTTTTCCAGCATCGATCAAATCCTGGCCGTTGAGGGCGTCGGCGATGCGAAATTGGAAGCGATGCGGCGGCATGTCCTTCGGGCCGGTTCGGCGGCGCCAACGCCAATTATTACGCCCTCTTTTGTTCTCCCGCCGGTTTATGGGCGTCCAATTTTCGCTCCCGCCCCGGCGCTGCAAACTCCCGTTTCCAGCCGGGAGCCAAGACGCCCTCTCTCATTGAACCAGGCGTCGATAGCCGATCTGGCGGCGGTTTCCGGCATTGGAGAATCGTTAGCCCAATCGATCGTAAATGCCCGCCAAACGGCGAAAGGATTCAAATCGTGGAAAGATGTAGACGCCATCCCCGGCATAGGCGAACAGCGTCTGAAACTTCTCCAACAATATTTTTATTTGCCGAACGATCGAAAATAA
- a CDS encoding uracil-DNA glycosylase family protein, with the protein MNPHQITQKLINDVILLAFAPPVTHVYCPLEYAERSYRRYLEKYGQGRREILLVGMNPGPWGMTQTGIPFGDVVMVRDWLGIRESVEHPAVEHPKRPILGFDCPRREVSGARLWSWAKDAFETPECFFTRFFVYNYCPLCFLEESGRNRTPDKLPASEREPLYAVCDEALRRTVEFFQPRLIIGVGAFAEKRAQEALGAAAPAIGKIPHPSPANPSANRGWAQAVAAVLKAYGL; encoded by the coding sequence GTGAATCCTCATCAAATAACGCAGAAGCTCATTAACGATGTGATACTCTTGGCTTTCGCGCCGCCCGTAACTCACGTTTACTGCCCTTTGGAATATGCAGAACGATCCTATCGGCGATATTTGGAAAAATATGGCCAAGGACGGCGGGAAATTCTTCTCGTTGGCATGAATCCCGGCCCGTGGGGCATGACGCAAACAGGCATTCCCTTCGGCGACGTCGTAATGGTTCGCGATTGGCTGGGCATTCGGGAATCGGTGGAGCATCCCGCCGTCGAACATCCAAAGCGTCCCATCCTGGGTTTCGATTGTCCTCGCCGCGAGGTCAGCGGCGCGCGGTTATGGAGTTGGGCGAAAGACGCCTTCGAGACGCCGGAGTGCTTTTTTACGCGTTTTTTCGTCTATAACTATTGCCCCTTATGTTTCCTGGAAGAAAGCGGACGCAACCGAACCCCGGACAAACTCCCCGCCTCCGAACGCGAGCCTTTATATGCGGTTTGCGATGAGGCTTTGCGCCGGACCGTCGAGTTTTTTCAACCGCGTCTAATTATCGGAGTCGGCGCCTTCGCCGAAAAACGGGCGCAGGAAGCCCTAGGCGCCGCCGCTCCCGCCATTGGTAAAATCCCTCATCCCAGCCCAGCCAATCCCTCCGCCAACCGGGGATGGGCGCAGGCTGTCGCCGCCGTTTTGAAGGCGTATGGACTTTGA
- a CDS encoding radical SAM protein, with the protein MSDSVKKFKRFRMIVPSFPNAGIFSRFTRRITSLGAVIVATIVDKCLPNWTAEIIDENNYRKGPCLLDGSVDHAALQKEAPADAVGFYCGLSSTMPRVWRLAEFYKSQGILTIAGGCHVCFDPQESLARNIDVVIDGDGEEAILDILKKWDAGMEVKGAVEAGLVDLNGWPAPDFGLLRFAKINIYPIGRIRGCAMKCEFCCVKEKPRWAQAEQLFQTINWLVDTRRAKSFFVTDDRIEEDREGYIQFFQMIREKYGSRLRFTVQVRLEAARDAELIEAMKMAGVRHVCIGFESPIKEELLVMRKGLSVESMIENARIWSKNFFVHGMFIFGYPLKQAASIPYNERIRQFKRFIRKCRIDTIQILRPAPLIGTELRRRLEESGQLFPLETVGWERYDGNFACFRPTNMTLRQLQYGPTKIMLGFYHWWARIRLPFRTVMMPFSYLVIGWGSWYRGWWNDVVKVGGHRLLKKWKSMEEQYLKSLEMQ; encoded by the coding sequence ATGTCCGATTCCGTCAAAAAATTTAAGCGTTTTCGTATGATCGTGCCCTCATTTCCCAATGCGGGCATTTTCAGCCGTTTTACGCGAAGAATCACCTCGCTGGGCGCCGTGATCGTCGCCACTATCGTCGATAAATGCTTGCCCAATTGGACGGCGGAAATCATCGACGAGAATAATTACCGCAAAGGTCCCTGCCTGCTGGATGGTTCCGTGGATCATGCGGCTCTACAAAAAGAAGCGCCCGCCGACGCCGTTGGCTTCTATTGCGGCCTCTCCAGCACCATGCCGCGCGTCTGGCGCTTGGCGGAATTTTACAAGTCGCAGGGCATTCTCACCATCGCCGGGGGGTGTCATGTCTGTTTTGATCCTCAAGAATCCCTTGCTCGGAACATCGATGTCGTCATCGACGGCGATGGTGAAGAAGCGATTTTGGATATTTTGAAAAAATGGGATGCGGGAATGGAAGTCAAAGGCGCAGTGGAAGCCGGGCTAGTCGATTTGAACGGTTGGCCTGCTCCCGATTTCGGCCTATTGCGCTTCGCGAAGATCAATATCTACCCCATTGGCCGCATTCGCGGCTGCGCTATGAAATGCGAATTCTGCTGCGTCAAGGAGAAGCCTCGCTGGGCGCAGGCGGAACAACTCTTTCAAACCATCAATTGGTTGGTGGATACCCGGCGCGCCAAAAGTTTCTTTGTTACTGATGACCGGATTGAGGAAGATCGCGAAGGCTATATCCAATTTTTCCAGATGATCCGGGAAAAATACGGCAGCCGTTTGCGCTTTACGGTGCAAGTTCGTTTGGAAGCGGCTCGCGACGCTGAACTCATCGAAGCCATGAAAATGGCGGGCGTGCGCCACGTCTGCATCGGCTTCGAATCGCCGATTAAGGAAGAACTGCTCGTCATGCGCAAAGGTCTTTCCGTCGAATCTATGATCGAGAACGCCCGCATCTGGAGTAAGAATTTCTTCGTTCACGGCATGTTTATCTTCGGCTATCCCCTCAAGCAAGCCGCCTCGATTCCCTATAACGAAAGAATCAGGCAGTTCAAGCGCTTCATCCGTAAATGCCGAATCGACACTATCCAAATACTGCGTCCCGCGCCGTTGATCGGGACGGAACTGCGCCGCCGGTTAGAGGAAAGCGGCCAGCTCTTTCCATTGGAAACCGTAGGTTGGGAGCGCTATGATGGCAATTTCGCCTGTTTTCGGCCAACGAATATGACCTTGCGGCAACTTCAATATGGTCCCACAAAAATCATGCTCGGCTTTTATCATTGGTGGGCGCGCATCCGGCTTCCCTTTCGCACCGTCATGATGCCCTTTTCCTATCTCGTAATCGGCTGGGGATCCTGGTATCGCGGATGGTGGAACGATGTTGTCAAAGTCGGCGGCCATCGTCTCCTGAAAAAATGGAAAAGTATGGAGGAGCAATATCTGAAATCTCTGGAAATGCAGTAG